The nucleotide window GAAGATAATAACGGCTTTTTTACGTAACCGAGCTATATAGGCAAGCGTCGCGAAAATGAGAGGATAAAAAAGGGTGCCGCCTAAATCTTTTTCCATCAAAACAAGAAACATCGGCACACAAGTCAAACCAAGAGGTTTCAGCAATTCTTTAAAACCGTACCCCATCGGCTGTGGGTTATCGCTAAAATATTTTGCCAAGACAAATACAAGACCCAGCTTGGCAAATTCGGAAGGTTGCATGGAAAAACCGCCGAGTTCAAGCCAGCTTTTGTTGCCGCTCACATCCTTTCCGACCAATAACACCAAAACCAGCAACAAAATTGAAAGGCCATAAAAAAACCAGCAAAGCTTGTACCAAAAACGGTAATCCATGCTGACGAAAACCACGAGAATCAAAAGGCCGATACCAATCCAGATCAGCTGATGCCAAAAAAGATGAACCATCCCCCCCTCACCCCAAACATTCAGGGCACTGTAAAGATTGACAAGCCCAATCCCCACGAGGGCGAAAACGGCCGACCATAAAGACCAGTTAAAATTTTCCAGAATTTTACGTTTCATATTGTTTTAGGGTACTTCTAAAAACTCCGCTTGTCACCCTGAACACATTCGCTACGCTCAGTGTAAACTCCGTGAAGGATCCCGTGGAAATCCTTTAAAAATGGAGATTCTTCGCTTCGCTCAGAATGACAATAGGTTTTTAGAGATGCCCTTTATTTGCGTTGCCATTAATGATCCTCTCTCCCTAACCCTCTCCCACAAGGGGAGAGGGGATTGAAACATAATCATGACATCCTTTTTTCAATCTCCAATATCCTCCTCCGCTGGAACTTCCGGCATTGCGGGCACTATGGGCGCTTCGTTTCCTTTTGATCCTTCACCCAAATAGGCCTTGATTAATTCCCCCGCTAATGGTGCGGCGCTGGAGGAGCCGTGGCCTCCGTTTTCAACCAATACCGAGATTGCAATTTGCGGATTTTCTGCGGGGGCAAACGCAACGAACCAAGCGTGGTCTTTGCAAAGATGTCCTCCACAACTTTTGCCCAGAGCTACAACTTGCGCCGTACCGGTTTTTCCACCCATCGGAATTTTTAAAGCGCTCAGGCGATGCGCGGTTCCTTCTGCGCCGGCCACAACATCAACGAGCGCTTTTTTCATCTGCTCCAAAATTTCCGGACGCAAATCAACATCTCCTTCTTTTTTTGGCGAAGGATTTCTTGTCACAAGACTCTCCGCACCTGTTATCGGATCGGCCTGACTTTGCACGAGATAAGGACGTATCTTATGTCCCCCATTCACAACCATACTTACCATTTGAGCCGATTGAATCGGAGTCACCAAGTCGTAACCCTGTCCAATCGCAATGGAAGGTGTTT belongs to Deltaproteobacteria bacterium and includes:
- a CDS encoding FtsW/RodA/SpoVE family cell cycle protein, with the translated sequence MKRKILENFNWSLWSAVFALVGIGLVNLYSALNVWGEGGMVHLFWHQLIWIGIGLLILVVFVSMDYRFWYKLCWFFYGLSILLLVLVLLVGKDVSGNKSWLELGGFSMQPSEFAKLGLVFVLAKYFSDNPQPMGYGFKELLKPLGLTCVPMFLVLMEKDLGGTLFYPLIFATLAYIARLRKKAVIIFFCIISVVGVAAYQYGLKPYQKERIRVFLNPEADARKGGYHLVQSKIAVGSGQIFGKGYLKGQINKLRYLPDRHTDFIF